The sequence TGACGACCTCGTGCTCCTCGTCGCGGAACACCGAGTCGCGCAGCGCCTCGGCGACGATCAGCGTCTGGCCGTTGTGAGAGCAATAGCTGTAGTCGATATCCTCGCCTACCGCGAGCGCGAGGTTCGACGGCAGCGTCCACGGTGTCGTCGTCCAGACGAGGATGTACGTATCATCTGCATCTTCGAGTTTGAAGCGGACCGTGATCGACGGGTCTTCAGTGTCCTTGTAACCCTGTGCAAGTTCGTGCGACGAGAGTGTCGCGCCGATGCGCGGATCGTACGGCACGACCTTGTAGCCACGGTAGATCAGGTCCTTGTCCCAAATCCGCTGGAGAAGATTCCAGACCGACTCGATGTAGCTGTTGTCGAGCGTGTAGTAGGCTTCCTCGAGGTGTACCCAGAAGCCCATGCGTTCGGTCATCTTCTCCCAGTCGCCGATATAGCGCATGACCGATTCACGGCACAGACGGGTGAACTCGGCGACGCCGACCTTGGCTTCGATCTCGTCCTTGTCGTAGCTTTCGATCTTGCCCTCGGCCTTGAGGTGTTTCTCTACTTCGTGCTCCACGGGAAGGCCGTGAGTGTCCCAGCCGGCTTTGCGCGGCACGTAATAGCCGCGCATCGTCTTGTAGCGCGGAAACACGTCTTTGAACGCGCGCGCGAGCACGTGGTGAATGCCCGGTTTGCCGTTGGCCGTCGGCGGGCCCTCATTGAAACTGAATTGCGGCTTGCCCTCGGTCTGCCGGAGGGTCTTGTCGAACGTATCGTGCTCGCGCCAGAACGCCAGCACCTCCTCTTCGAGGGCCGGACCGTTGTAGCGGCCTGCAACTTCCTTAAACGCCAATGCTCTACTCCAAAAACGACTTCGCCCCGGACGCAATCTCTGCGCCCGGGGCGAATGAATTCATCGCGGTACCACCCGGATTCGTGGCCATGCCACCTCATGGGCATCCCGCCCGCCGTCCGTATCGTGGACCAGCCGGCTGCGTCTACTCATTGCTTTTCGGGCAGCGACTCCGGGGTGATATTCGGCGGATTCCGGCCCGGAGCTCTCACCATCCTCCAGTCGCTCAGGCCCGGACAGCCCGCTTACTCGTCCCCATCGACGTCTTGGAGCGCACATTAGCGGCGCAAAGCGCCAAAAACAAGGCTTTTGCCGCTGGAAATTCGCCATCAGTATCTTTATAGTTCCTTCAGCTTGAAGGTTCGCCAGATATTTATGCAAGCCACTTCGACGATCTACCCGTTCGTTCGACCTGAGTTCATAAGTAGCAGCAGAATTTCCAGCACACCCGGCCGCATGACGGCCATATCTA is a genomic window of Rhodothermales bacterium containing:
- a CDS encoding class I tRNA ligase family protein, producing the protein MLAFWREHDTFDKTLRQTEGKPQFSFNEGPPTANGKPGIHHVLARAFKDVFPRYKTMRGYYVPRKAGWDTHGLPVEHEVEKHLKAEGKIESYDKDEIEAKVGVAEFTRLCRESVMRYIGDWEKMTERMGFWVHLEEAYYTLDNSYIESVWNLLQRIWDKDLIYRGYKVVPYDPRIGATLSSHELAQGYKDTEDPSITVRFKLEDADDTYILVWTTTPWTLPSNLALAVGEDIDYSYCSHNGQTLIVAEALRDSVFRDEEHEVVRTVKGKDLVGLKYEQLFDYIEVDAENAFTVLAADFVSTEDGTGIVHTAPAYGVDDLAFGQEHGLPVVHGVGLDGNFVDAVEPVKGMFFKDADKPLIRILKDRGLMFRSERYTHSYPFGWRTGDPILYYAKNAWYIRTSKFRDRMAELNQTINWVPDHIRDGRFGNWLENNIDWALSRERFWGTPLPVWTDGQGDYVCVGSVAELEELTGRELSDLDLH